The Flavobacterium marginilacus genome window below encodes:
- a CDS encoding IS30 family transposase — translation MAHLTLEQRYKIEVYRNAGISISEIAELVDKNKSVISREIKRNSDQRSGVYKAVLADKKALNRHKVKIKKCTLTSEVEANILFYLKQDYSPEQIVGRAKIDKRAMVSKERIYQYIWENKRKGGLLYKHLRTKGKKYKKRGHLKDKRGLIIGRVDISERPKIVEKKSRLGDLEIDLVIGKNHKGALLTINDRASGILFMGKVESKEASAIQQKTIELLKDWKPIIKTITSDNGKEFANHRAIAEDLDIDYYFAKPYHSWERGANENLNGLIRQYFPKKSNFENIEEQQIKTVVNTLNNRPRKRFGYKTPNEIFAEKINKLNTVAFIC, via the coding sequence ATGGCACATTTAACGTTAGAACAAAGATACAAAATAGAAGTATATAGAAATGCCGGTATCAGTATTTCCGAAATTGCTGAATTGGTAGATAAAAACAAATCAGTTATTTCTCGAGAAATAAAACGTAATTCTGATCAAAGAAGTGGTGTTTATAAAGCTGTTTTGGCGGATAAAAAAGCTTTAAACAGGCATAAGGTTAAGATCAAAAAATGCACTTTAACCTCAGAAGTTGAAGCAAATATTTTGTTTTATTTAAAGCAAGATTACAGTCCTGAACAAATTGTTGGCAGAGCAAAAATTGACAAAAGAGCAATGGTTTCTAAAGAAAGAATCTATCAATATATTTGGGAAAATAAACGCAAAGGAGGACTCTTATATAAACATCTTAGGACCAAGGGTAAAAAGTATAAAAAAAGAGGACATTTAAAGGATAAAAGAGGACTTATTATTGGTAGGGTCGATATTAGCGAGCGTCCAAAGATTGTAGAAAAGAAAAGTAGATTGGGCGATTTAGAGATTGATTTGGTCATTGGTAAGAATCACAAAGGAGCGTTACTAACTATCAATGACAGAGCCTCTGGAATACTTTTTATGGGAAAAGTAGAAAGCAAAGAAGCTAGTGCAATACAGCAGAAAACAATTGAATTATTGAAAGATTGGAAACCAATAATCAAGACCATTACTTCGGATAATGGAAAGGAATTTGCCAATCATCGGGCCATTGCAGAAGATTTAGATATCGATTATTATTTTGCCAAACCCTACCATAGCTGGGAACGAGGAGCCAATGAAAATTTAAACGGATTAATAAGACAATATTTTCCTAAAAAATCTAACTTTGAAAACATCGAAGAACAACAAATAAAAACAGTAGTTAATACATTAAACAACAGACCCAGAAAAAGATTTGGCTATAAAACACCTAATGAAATTTTCGCCGAAAAAATCAATAAATTGAATACTGTTGCATTTATATGTTGA
- a CDS encoding nuclear transport factor 2 family protein yields the protein MRTLFILLLVSINFAFGQVSKDSELFLALQKHDSIFFERGFNRCDIDYLVKMTHKDLVFYHDRGGIQDKNKFLENTKKNLCSDSNKKPIRKVRKESLEVFPLYNNGVLYGVVQTGIHDFFIREPNKEDIYTGTAKFTHVYLLENKEWILKEVLSFDHK from the coding sequence ATGAGAACATTATTTATTTTATTATTAGTATCTATCAATTTTGCCTTTGGACAAGTATCCAAAGATTCGGAATTGTTTTTGGCTTTACAGAAACACGACAGTATCTTCTTTGAGAGAGGTTTTAATAGGTGTGACATCGATTATCTTGTAAAAATGACACATAAAGATTTGGTGTTTTATCACGATCGAGGCGGAATTCAAGATAAAAATAAGTTTTTGGAAAACACAAAGAAAAATCTTTGTTCTGACAGTAATAAAAAGCCAATTCGCAAAGTACGTAAAGAATCTTTGGAAGTTTTTCCGTTATATAATAATGGTGTTCTTTACGGGGTTGTTCAAACCGGTATTCATGACTTTTTTATCCGGGAACCAAATAAGGAAGACATATACACTGGAACTGCAAAATTTACACATGTTTATTTACTGGAGAATAAAGAATGGATTCTCAAAGAAGTTTTGAGTTTTGATCACAAGTAA
- a CDS encoding GNAT family N-acetyltransferase, translating into MNISIVVTQEEHHKYAQEICDTIESSALLRGTGIAKRTPEYIIKKMEKGDAVIALNNGIFAGFCYIESWQHGQFVAHSGLIVHPDYRNLGLAKKIKSFVFDYSLKKYPEAKVFGITTGLAVMKINSELGYKPVPFSELTNDPSFWKGCQTCTNFEILKSKDYKMCLCTGMLYDPKEKPKDPPKHPYNVRIWNRLKEIKQALFLKKETKS; encoded by the coding sequence ATGAACATTTCTATTGTAGTAACTCAGGAAGAACATCATAAGTATGCGCAGGAAATATGCGACACGATAGAATCTTCTGCCCTGCTGAGAGGTACTGGAATTGCCAAAAGAACGCCGGAATACATCATAAAAAAGATGGAAAAAGGTGATGCTGTAATTGCGCTTAACAACGGGATTTTTGCCGGTTTCTGCTATATCGAAAGCTGGCAGCATGGTCAGTTTGTGGCTCATTCCGGTTTGATTGTACATCCGGATTACAGAAATTTGGGACTGGCAAAAAAAATTAAATCTTTTGTATTTGACTATTCATTAAAAAAATATCCTGAAGCTAAAGTTTTCGGAATCACAACTGGTCTTGCAGTAATGAAAATCAATTCGGAATTAGGATACAAACCGGTTCCTTTTTCAGAATTGACCAATGACCCAAGTTTTTGGAAAGGATGCCAGACCTGTACCAATTTTGAAATCCTAAAAAGCAAAGATTACAAAATGTGTTTGTGTACCGGAATGCTTTATGATCCAAAAGAAAAACCAAAAGATCCACCAAAACATCCCTACAACGTAAGGATTTGGAATCGTTTGAAAGAAATTAAACAAGCACTTTTTTTAAAAAAAGAAACCAAAAGTTAA
- a CDS encoding argininosuccinate synthase, which translates to MGSKKVVLAYSGGLDTSYCLKYLKNEKGYEVHTVLINTGGFDDAELKAIEDRAYELGSAKHANLTILDKYYDKAIKYLIYGNVLKNNTYPLSVSAERVFQAIEAIKYAKSVGAEAIAHGSTGAGNDQIRFDLIFQTIAPEIEIITPIRDLKLSRQEEVAYLQANGVEYSWEKAQYSINKGLWGTSVGGKETLTSGQPLPSEAYPSQLQKNGEEKVTLEFEKGELVAVNGKKDKPSNNIVTLEKLANAYAIGRDIHVGDTIIGIKGRVGFEAAAPLIIIKAHHLLEKHTLGKWQQYWKEQLGNWYGMLFHEGQFLDPVMRNIETFLEDTQKTVNGTVTVSLKPYHFSLDGIESKNDLMNTGFGQYGEMNNAWTSDDAKGFIKILGNAQNIFSSVNQETYE; encoded by the coding sequence ATGGGAAGTAAAAAAGTAGTATTAGCATATAGCGGAGGATTGGACACATCATATTGTCTTAAATATTTAAAAAATGAAAAAGGATATGAAGTTCATACTGTATTGATCAACACAGGCGGTTTTGACGATGCCGAATTAAAAGCGATTGAAGACAGAGCTTATGAATTAGGAAGTGCAAAACACGCTAACTTGACTATCCTTGATAAATATTACGACAAAGCCATCAAATATTTGATTTACGGAAACGTATTAAAAAACAACACTTACCCGCTATCTGTAAGTGCTGAGCGTGTTTTTCAGGCAATCGAAGCTATAAAATATGCAAAATCTGTAGGCGCTGAAGCGATTGCGCACGGAAGTACTGGTGCAGGAAATGACCAAATTCGTTTTGACTTAATTTTCCAAACCATCGCTCCTGAAATAGAAATCATCACTCCTATCAGAGACTTAAAACTTTCAAGACAAGAAGAAGTTGCTTATTTACAGGCAAACGGTGTTGAATATTCTTGGGAAAAAGCACAGTATTCTATCAACAAAGGTTTATGGGGAACAAGCGTTGGAGGAAAAGAAACTTTAACTTCAGGACAACCATTACCAAGCGAAGCTTATCCTTCACAATTGCAAAAAAATGGTGAAGAGAAAGTGACTTTAGAATTCGAAAAAGGAGAATTGGTTGCTGTAAACGGTAAAAAAGACAAACCTTCAAACAACATTGTTACTTTAGAAAAACTAGCTAACGCTTACGCCATCGGAAGAGATATCCACGTAGGTGACACGATTATCGGAATCAAAGGAAGAGTTGGTTTTGAAGCTGCTGCTCCTTTAATCATCATCAAAGCACACCATTTGCTAGAAAAACATACACTTGGAAAATGGCAGCAATACTGGAAAGAGCAGCTAGGAAACTGGTACGGAATGTTATTCCACGAAGGTCAGTTCTTAGATCCGGTAATGCGTAACATCGAAACTTTCCTTGAAGACACTCAAAAAACCGTAAACGGAACAGTAACTGTTTCACTTAAACCATACCACTTTTCATTGGACGGAATTGAATCCAAAAATGATTTAATGAACACTGGTTTTGGTCAATACGGAGAAATGAACAATGCCTGGACATCAGACGATGCTAAAGGATTCATCAAAATTTTAGGTAACGCACAGAATATATTTTCATCTGTAAATCAAGAGACTTACGAATAA